From the Jeongeupia sp. HS-3 genome, the window CCGATTGCGGCGGCGACCAAAACCTTCTTCGTGACCACCGGCGCCGAAGCGGTCGAAAATGCAGTGAAGATCGCCCGTGCACATACCGGCCGTTCGGGGGTGATCGCATTCGCGGGCGGCTTTCACGGCCGCACCATGATGACGATGGCGCTGACCGGCAAGGTGTCACCGTACAAGCTGGGCTTCGGCCCCCTACCGGGCGACGTCTATCACGCACCGTTTCCGAATGCCCTGCACCGCGTCAGTGTCGACGACGCAGTCGCCGGCTTGAACGCACTGTTCAAGTCGTCGATCGAAGCCGCGCGCGTCGCCGCCATCATCGTCGAACCGGTACAGGGCGAAGGCGGTTTCAACCCGGCGCCACTCGCATTCATGCGCGCACTACGGGCCATCTGCGATGAACACGGCATCGTGCTGATCGCCGACGAAATCCAGACCGGTTTCGGCCGTACCGGCAAATGGTTTGCGATGGAACACTACGACGTCGAGGCTGACCTGTTTACCATGGCCAAATCGCTCGGCGGCGGCTTCCCGCTTGCCGGGGTCTGCGGTCGCGCCGAGATCATGGACGCGCCGGCAGCCGGCGGACTCGGCGGCACTTACGGCGGCAGCCCGATCGGCATTGCCGCCGCGCTGGCGGTACTCGACGTCATCACTGAAGAAAAACTGTGCGAACGCGCTGAGGTGCTCGGCGGCAAAATCAAGAGGCGGCTGGCATCACTGCGAGCCGATATCCCGCAGATTGCCGAAATCCGTGGCCCCGGCGCCATGGTTGCGGTGGAATTTTTCGACGATGGCAAACCGTCGGCGGCGTTCGCGGCCAAGGTC encodes:
- the gabT gene encoding 4-aminobutyrate--2-oxoglutarate transaminase; the protein is MSESSAGWDKRRLAATPRGVGLATTVFAERARNAEIWDSDGRRYIDFASGIAVLNTGHLHPKVKAAVAAQLEHFSHSCYQVMPYGGYVELAERINALVPIAAATKTFFVTTGAEAVENAVKIARAHTGRSGVIAFAGGFHGRTMMTMALTGKVSPYKLGFGPLPGDVYHAPFPNALHRVSVDDAVAGLNALFKSSIEAARVAAIIVEPVQGEGGFNPAPLAFMRALRAICDEHGIVLIADEIQTGFGRTGKWFAMEHYDVEADLFTMAKSLGGGFPLAGVCGRAEIMDAPAAGGLGGTYGGSPIGIAAALAVLDVITEEKLCERAEVLGGKIKRRLASLRADIPQIAEIRGPGAMVAVEFFDDGKPSAAFAAKVKNKALDLGLLLLSCGMHGNVIRFLCPLTIEDALLDEALDLLETAMRA